DNA from Physeter macrocephalus isolate SW-GA chromosome 15, ASM283717v5, whole genome shotgun sequence:
tccctggtggtccagtggttaggagtctggcTTCCACTGTaggaggcatgggtttgatccctggtcagggaattaagatcctgcatgctgtgcggtgtggccaaaaataaataaataaataaaatcggcccttcaaacaaaacaaacaaacaaaaaactccaataGTCTTCTGATGctccgactacctggtctttgttgcaaaacttctgTATATCCTcactcctccctgacctctttggCGCAGAAACTCAGAGCTATTCTGAGAGGatgcctcccaggcttgaagtcctcagaaaggccgccaaataaaacatgattctcaacttttaggttgtgcttcttttttttttttttttttccagtcgacattaaacatacacataccccgtgacccagcatttccactcccaGGTACATACTCAAGAGAAAAAAGTTCACCAAGATAAAGGCCCACAAATGTTTGGAGCTGTATTATTCATGAGCATCAAACCTGTCAACGACCTTAACGCCCGTTAAGGgcagaataaatacataaatgctgGCATGggcacacaatagaatactacatGGGAATGAAAAAGGATCCTCTACCGCTACACGCAGCAACACAGGAATCTCACCAACAGAGTGATGAGTTTAAAAAGCAGCAGAGTTCATTTCCTGGCAGCTCCACACCAGCAGAGAGCCTGTGCTGCTGGGGGGACTTCAGAGGACACGTGAGGCCACCAAAGACAGCTCCCTTCTGAGTCACGGAAAGTCAACTGATCAGGAACTTTAACTGTATCTGTACAGTCCCTTCCCTTTTGCACTTTCTATGGTGGATACAAGTTACAGGTCTCACTCACACTCACAGAAAGATTTCAGAGAGGAGACACAGAGGTCAAGAAAGTAAAGTGAGGATTTATGAAGCGACAGCACGCTCTCAATGCGAGAGCGGGCGGACTCACGTGAGTAGCTGTGCTGCGTTTCTTTGGCAAGCTGGTCAAGTGGGGCGTAGAAGTGAAGGGGAGGAGTATTcattggggagggaggggttgggggtCGTATTCCCTGATTTTCTTCCCAGCTCCACCTTCCCAAGAGGCGGaggcattttttctttatttagccTTGATCATAAGTGTCATGGCTTCCGGGCCCGATGGGTATTTCTTATCTGCgaggctaattttattgtaatcaGAGTATAATGAGCAAAATGTTACTTTTGGACTCTGGAGATTCCAGCCTCTTCTcatctttctttgtctgtctCCAGGGCACttgtcaccccaaaatgtgtggtttcctgtcagTCCAGAGGTTCCTGCTTTTCTCTGTCTGTCCAAGGCCCACCGTTGTTTACAGGACGTATGGTTTTCTGCGATCTGGCCCGTGCGCCCCTTCCTCTGCTCGTATCTAGCTACCTGCCTGCTGTAACACCATGACCCACTGCTCGCTTTGTACAtgtagatctggattgtgtaaactgtcaatgaTACACCATCTGGCGTATAACCCTTTGTCTCAGAAACATGTAACCTTGCTTTGACCTTTAGCGGGTGGAAGAGTCCTCAGGgttttctgaaagactgtctcccggcttataatcctcaggttggcgcCACTAAAAATTCGCTTTTCTTAGAatgactattgattaattttttgtgGCTAGGAGGATCCTCAGGGGtggaggcggggctgggggcttgCCCTCACATTGTGGCCTGGGTCGTCCCTGTCCTTCCCTGGCCTGTCCAGCCTGCTGGGGGCCACAGCGTCCCTCCCACAGGGACCACAGCTCTCACCAGGCCccggggggaggagggcaggcgCCTGACGACGAGCAGACAACTGAGGAAACCGAGTCACAAATCCGAGACACCGCTGGAGGGAGAGCGAGGCCGCCTTCCCAGGGGAGCTCAGGCACCAGCAAGTGAGGGGACCTGGGAGGTCTGTTCCCCAGTAGCGGGCTCAGCAAGGAGAGCCTCGGGGTGCAGGACGCTGTGGTCCCGTTGGGACTGGCCCGGAGCTGGGAGCTCCTCCATCCCCTTCTCCGACAGGCGCTCTTGGTGATCCTGCGGGAAGGGACGCAAATTACAAGGACCTGCAGGAAAGGCCGGGGTCACTGGGAGCCCGGGGTCGCGGGGTCTGACCCTCACCGGCTCCAGACCCCAGGCTATGAGGGTGTCAGGCCCAGTGCAGCAGAAGCTGTGGGGAACCGGAAGGGGGACGGGGACGCAGTGGCGGGTGAACCGGTGTCTGTGACACCCTCAGGATGGCAACACTCTGCTCACTCCTCTGGGCAGAACCGGCCAGGGGCGCCCATGAGCGGCCAAgagctgcctccctgcccccagccccaccccaggcatTAATGCGAGGAGGGAGCCAGACGCCCCTGGGCTCAGTAGGGTGAGAGCCACTGGAAGCCACCCTTCCAGTCTCTGAgcccctctcctgcccacccccagcccaggcctggggtgCTATCAGTGTCCCAAGTCCTGACCCTgggacctgtgtgtgtgtgtgtgtgtgtgtgtgtgtatgtgtgtgtgaggggcGGACGGGGCATCCTGTGAAAGCTGGGCCTGGGGGGCAGGGCTCAGGGACATCTGGCTAATCCCAGACTCAGGTGAGCCGGGAGCAGGTGCCTGATCCTCTGGCTGCCTGTGTCCCTATAGGCTTCTCCAGTTCCCTGGGGAGGTCCTCAGGCTGGGGGAGCTGTCAGCAGGGGGGCTGTCAGCAGAGCAGctgagggttgggggaggggcaaagggCGTGGTCCTGGGGGAGGGACGGGGGCTGGGGACCCTCAGCCTGGCGTCCCCTCTAGCCCTCAGGAGGAGGCCAGCTATTAGAAGAGGTGGGCTTTCCTTCAATATTACAGTGAAGCCCGGCGGGCTGCTCCAGGACAGTCTTCCTTGGCAAAAGCGGGATGGACAGACTGGCTGAAGGTTGGGAAGCTTAGCGTGACCTGTAGGAAGACGACCCCCtcaaggggtggggctggggggcgtGGTGGGGAGGCCCCGCCCAGCCTGGGCCCGCCCCCTCGGGCCCGCGGAGAGCCCCGCCCTGCTCCGCCCCGGAGGCTAAACGGAAGGGCTGAGGGCTTAGGGCGGACGCCCCCTCGAACGGCCTCGGCGCCCCCGTCGGCGTGTGCAGCTCGCGGCCGCCAGGGGGCGGCGCCTCGCCGGCTAACTCCGTCTCCAAGTCCCAGCAGCTCGGGCACCTAGAGCACCCCTCCTCCTGCACTTTCCACTCCGACCTTAAACGCTTTCCTTCCCAGGACTTCATCGTGTCACTCAGATTTCTCCAGGGAGCCGTCCTCCCAGAATGCACCCTCTGCTGAGGTTATTAACCTTCCATTCAAGGGGTCCCAGAAAGCACCCGTgggtggggctcagagaggggaggtcCAGCTGTGCTGTGGCTCCTCACCAACCCTGGGGATGGTCTGGTGCCCGCaactccccccccaccaccccggcAACGGCACCAGGCCGAGGGGAGCCAGGCAGGGGACCACAGGAACTCTGAAAGCTCCGGCAGGGCAAACCCAGGCCGGGCCGTGAGGTAGCCTTTGCGAGGGCCCCCCGCCAGCAGGTTGGGTCCTGGGTCACAGGAGGGCAGGAGCGGGGCAATGAAGGTGATGCTAaggactggggaggagggggcgcaGGGCCCTCCCGGGCCTGGGCCATGGGCATCACAGGAGTGTTGTGGGAGAGGGCAGACCCTGGGCAGGATCCCCCTCGTCCCGGAGGCCAGCTGGGTCAGGCGGCCGACCGAGAAGCCTGGGAGGGGCAGGCGAGGGGGCAGGGGCCGGACCGGACGGCGCTGAATTTGCCTACAGAGAAATGGCAGGCATCGCTCCGGTCCCTGGGCACTGAGACTAGAGAGCCCAGACTCCCGGCCGCAGTGTGCCCGGGCCAGACAGTGCTGTGCCTGGCACCTCCCTGCAGCCCGGGCAGATGCCAGCGGGAGGAGTCCGGGCAGAGCCCGAGAAAAGCTTTCCTTTCCCCTCGCCTCTGCCGCTTCgttccccttcctgccctctcctggggtttcccctccccgccctccctcaAGCTGTAGGAAATGGAAACTCCGAGCCCTGGGCTCCTCCCCCGTccagccccacccagcctccctctgctgctgcACAGCCTGTGCCTTCCAGCCCCGCCCCAGGGAGGGAGGCGCAGCCGAACCAGGAGGACGGCCAGCCGCCCCCTCCGAACCCAGCCCGCAAGGGACTTTGCCCTCCAACCCGGAGCAGAGGAAATGCTGGGCACCCCCAGGGTCATAGACCAAGTAGGACAAGTGGCTTCAACCCTCTGAGCCCTGGTTTTCACTTCTGAAACCTGGAGGTAACCACATCCATCTCTCACTGTAGTTGTGGGAAGAGTATAACAGATCAATATCACCTGCACAATAGTCAGTACACAGAGATGGAAGCTGAGGTTAGCATTAGTGGGAACAGAGCATTTGTTACATACCTGTCCTGccactgcctccccaccccctggctcCCAGTGTCCCCAGTCAAACCCAAACTCCCAACTGCGATGGTCAAGTCCGCCTGTGCATGTTCCCCTGGCCCCGCTGAAACGACAGAACGCGTTTTGGGACTCAGTAGAGCATAGGTTCTTCAGTGCAGAAAGAATCCAGCAAGAGGCAGTGACAGGTAAGGAAAAGGTTTATTAGTATAGGGCACTCGTGAGAGATGCAAGCGGGTGGGCAAGGGAGCGCCCGTGATGAAAGCTGGGtgggctacatttttataatgtaGAAAAAGTGAGGGgaagaagaccaccttcttcctcattcttgagtagacgtcaaacttccatcatcagctcctcctccacgtCAGGCAGGgaagttttcttgtccctacatggtcaaacCAGGACTGTCATGGTGCTATGGAAATGGGCAAAAAGgtggtaacatatactaaaacgcggtaaatcatctcaggtttcagtagAACGTCACCTTTccctatgtttttgttttcagtgtgcGCAGAGGAGCATGTTCTAGGAATCATTACCTTACTGACCTCAccgggcaggatgtgggtcttgCTCCACCattgttttggggcatgtcttgtgcttctgttgcatggttttgttgctaggCAAGCCTGCTTTTTCgcgtgatcattaacttacaggggtctcccatacttttttctttacttacgaTCCTTTAGTGGGAGTAACTATTTAATCGCCTACTTTGTCCCTTCACTCTGTCCCTATCACCACCACTGCCCCACCCTGCTCTCCTCAGTCCTTTTAGCAAAGTTGCTTGTGATTTGTTTTGCGTGAACAACACAGTGGATGCATTCTATGTGGGGACCGTCGAcaataaacaaagcaaacaaaatgcaCAATGTAAAAGCAgttgttacctgaaaactgggcTCACCTCTTGGTAGGTGTGGAGCCAAAAGCCACAACCATGCCAAAGAGCAGAAGGAAGGATGTATTACAGGCAGCAaataaggagaacaccagggatcttaCCCAAAGCAGAGTCTCCCCAACAGCGacactggggaagttttaagctaagtgtacatgcatattcatgaaggggttTGAGCAGAGGATTATTCAgtatagaattggggcaaaggttgcAGAGTCCAGGCTTGGGTTGACTGAAGTTCAGAAGGGACATCATCATCCTCCACCcaccacctgggtgggggccttagttccttaCAGAACTCAAAGGTatattatgtatatcccttgaggaggaactagtaCTCTGCTTCACCACTGCACTAttgtttgactgcttttcctctgttcctgtattcttttgttcccttaagatcactGATCAccgagacctgttcaagggcaagcattgcggccaggcttagatcacaaaatggcttaggccaaaatggcttctcttacgtcaagaaagccattcctggttctctttctctggggaccccctaACCTATCTGCTTACACAGTTTCAGTTTTTTGCGGGGACTTTACTGAGGACTCTAgcctggaagacagcctctcagtagCTCCGGAGAGGTAGGGGAGCCaagatatatatgaattttttgacTGGGAAATACAGGTGgtcaagcatacatcttggtaaaagattactACTAATCGCAAAagacagacatctcaagttaatgattttagtgctttctatgtatgggaagacgCAAGAATCGGGGGTCACTGAATTTCTCCCTTAGATCCACATCTTAACTAGGGGCCCACATCCAAAACACTGCATGCTTCCTCCTGTTTTACCCTATCGTGAATTCGCATCAGGACATACTGCTGGTGGGCGACTGCAGTGGGTTGCAATTTAATCCTCGTGGAACTGGAACGGTGGGCAgcatttttgttgtgttttggttttttttttggctgcaccgcacagcagactagggattgaacccgtgccccctgcagtggaagcgcagattcctaaccactggaccgccggggaagtccctgcaacATTCTGTTTAGAGGACTCTGAACTTCAGGGGTAACCAGCATTCCTGGGGGACATTCTGATTTCATCcccttgaattctttttcttgctttggttTTTAATGCTGGTCTGATCCACTCAAGTGAATCTCAACATTTCTACCACCCCGTGAATTTCCACCAGACTGCTGTGATGTGCTTCTGGACCCTTCCACAAGATGTTGGCTGGGCCTGGGTCTCCTTCCCCTTGTCGTCCTGATTTCCTGGGGCAGACCGCTCCTCCCGTCCCTCCCTTGAGCTCTATCACCGCACTGGCGCTCGACCCCAAGTGCTGGCTGGCATCCCCCTTGGTGGCAATGACGCCGAGGATGCTGCATCCATGTGTGTCACGGGGCCCATTCTGTGCAGAGCTGCTCACCTGCTCCTGTGACCCGGGCCCGGGATGAGGGCCACAACCCGAGCCCTCGCGGGGACCAGGCACGCCATACCCAAGTCCCGGAACCCCGGCTGGGggggtcccctcccctcccctcccctcccctcccccccaaccccatccctcCCTCTGTAGGGTCCTGCCTTCCACCCAGAAGCAGCTGTGACCCGGGCCCGGGATGAGGGCCACAACCCGAGCCCTCGCGGGGACCAGGCACGCCATACCCAAGTCCCGGAACCCCGGCTGGGggggtcccctcccctcccctcccccccaaccccatccctcCCTCTGTAGGGTCCTGCCTTCCACCCAGAAGCAGGCTGACCTCTGCTTGTTTCTCTGTCCAGTCCAGTCCTGTCCAGAGAATAAACTTCCCAACGCTGCCCGGCCGAGGGCAGCTAGCTGTGGTCTCCGGCGACCCTCTTCCCCACTGCCTCCCCGTGGGCCTCAGGGTGGGGGCCCGATCGCAGGGGACCCTCAGACCCTCTACACCTGCGGCTCTGCATCtctgctgccccctgcccctcagCAGGACCCTGATGGGAGGGGCAGTCTCAGGCTGTGGGCCACACCTAGAGCCGGAAAGGGTGGGAACACCTGTGTTTATTTGAGGCACCGAAGCAGCAGGCGGGCTCCAGTGTggcggtggagggagggggcccgACTGGGAGCAGATTCCTGGGTCAGCAGCCTAGACCTGTGGACAGTGGAAGGCCTGTCTTCCTAAAGGCTGCCCTCGAAGTGAGTGAAATGAGGCGTGCAGAGACGCCAGGGGAGAGGGGCTCTGCGTTGGCGCTTGGGGCTCTGCGCTGGCGCTTGGGGCTGGGCTCCTGAcgcttcctcccatcctccccccacGCAGGCCGAGACCTGGCCACACACTCACCCGTGCCCGGCAGGGCGCACGGACCAGCGCCTGTCCGCACAGCACATCTTCCGCACCTGCGGGCGGACAGGGCCTGGACAGGGGCAGGCCTGGGATCAGGTGCCCCTCCCAGCATGTCCCTGGGACGTGGTTCTGACTCTGGGGCCCTCAGGCTCCGTTCCCAGGTTCCCCCTGGAAGGCTGACCGGGATGTAAGGGTAGCCGGCAGGTGTGTGGGTGCAGGGGGCAGGCCTGCCTGTGGGGACCCAGGGCCTAGGGGGTGGGCTCAGCAGGGTGAGGAGTCTAGGGGAGGAGGCTTCGAGATCCTCTTGGGTCTGGGAGGAGCTgggctttccttccttcctgagctTTGGGAGTCTGGGCCGGGCACAGGGTCCCGGGGGTCAGGGGCCAAATCACAGCAGGGCCAACAGCAGGCTGAGCAGAAGCCCGAGGCCCAGCACGGTGGCGCTGGCCCGCAGCCCGCCGTCGGCCGCGCCGAGGTTGCACAGGAAGCTCTGGCAGCAGTGGGTGCTCACGGCCGCCACACCGAGATTGACGCTCGGGATGGGGCAGATCGGGGAGCAGCCCTTGTTCAGGGTGTAGCCAAAGTCCACCACGTTCCCTGCACAGGAGAACGAGGTCGTGAGAGGGGGGCACAGAggacagggctgggctgggggaagcCCAGACGCCCTGCGTCTGCACTCACCGATGCCAGCGGATGCAGAGATGGTCACACAGTAGTTGTCCGTATCGGAGCAGACGGTGGGCTTCAGGCAGTACCAGTTGCTGTTCTTATTCACGCAAGAGAAGCACACCAGGGAGTGGGCTGCAGAAGGAGGGATGCGTGTCTCACGCCCAGGAGTCTTCCTGTGTCCCCTCCCAGCCCGGACCCAGAGGCACGAGGACATCCCATCTTGTGCAGGCACTGACTGAGCAACTATGGTATCCTGGGCCCGGGCTGGAGACCCAGCAGACAGTGACACCAGACCCTGGCTCTGGAGGAGCTCCGGTGATGCCCCAAGTGTCCAGGCAGGGCTGAGGCCGCCAGTGGGGGCGGGGGTAGGAGGGACCGCTTCGCCGTGGGAGAGGAGCCTGTTAGGTGGCACAGAGTAGGCGACATGGGCACCGCttgggagagaaaggggagagggagtccAGGAGGAGGGCACAGCCCGCTCAGAGGCCTGGGGCCCCAGGGTACCTCACCTCGCTCCACACCCAGGAGGGCAGCCAGCAGCACCGGCAGGAAGACCTTCATTCTGGAGGGGACTGGCGTCCCGGCTGGGGTCTCACGAAGCCAAAGAAGTCAGCCTGAGCTAAAGAGACAGCTCGCTGGAGGGCGGGGCCCACCACCCCTTGCGCGGGGCCCTGGGGGCAGCCTGGGGTCCCCACTTCGTAGACGGGGGGAGCTGCCAGCTTCCAGCAGCAGGGCCAGAGCACAgagggtctttctactccactcCCAACCTGCCCCTCACTCAGTGCAGACTCCTAGCTGAGACCCTTCCCCAAGTCTGTGGCACTTGCTGCTGGGGGGGAGGGAACTCATTAGGATTCTCAGAATCACCCAGAAAGGGAGGTCAAGGGAGTGGCCCCTGCCCACGGTCCGGGGCGTGTGGGTGacacaggctgggacctgggatccTCTATCagagtgcttgcacctggacaaacgtcccCTAGAGCAACaagatacaaagaaactataagtgactaaaaataactgcgccCATGCACAGTGGGGCGACAGGGTACAAGAAGCCACAGACTACGTTTTTGAggtgctgggagcaaaagcagggtactgcacatCATTCCTGCCCGGTACCCCCAAGGGGGGGGACAGGCCACCTAAGCTATGCCTCCTGCCTGACCCACAGATCTGCCCCCGTTATCACCCCATTTAAGGGCTCAAGTAGCTCCTCTCGGGAGCTGTTCCTTGCTTTTGCTTCCTCGTGCTGCAGCTcgagccccagtaaagccttgcctggaATTCTCGTCTGGCCTCTTAGCAATTTCTCGAATCCAAGGGCCCTAGGGGGGGATGGCGACCAGTAATATTAGCTGACCTGCGTCCAGGACTTTCCAGGGGCCAGCTCTGTGCCTCACATGGGGACCtagagctgggctgggggcatGAGGCATATCTAGCTGAGTATCCACCTGGGCAGCTTCTGTGCTGGGAGAGGGGCGAGGGGCTCTCCCATTCTGTGTTATTTAACGCTGAAGACAATGACCCCGTACGTATCTGCTACTCGCCCCCCTTCGTGGCTGGGGGAGGCTCAGGGAGACCCAGCAGCGTGCCACCAGTCACCCCAGCGGGAACAGGCACAGGCTCTGGCAGGTGGCCGTGAGCGCCTGGGGGCTGTCTTGCACCAGGACCCTCCCTTGGGCAGAGGTCCTTAGCAGTGGATGGAGAAAGCACTTTGAATGCGACCAGCTGGGGTTCTGTCTCTTTTGCGGGAGGCGCAGTGTGGGAGGAGCAGTCTGGTACCTTCTGCTGGGGAGAGCCGTGGGCGGGCGGGGGAAGGGCTAGTCCCCAGGCGCCGGgaggcaggaggccagggagAGAACAGATTTTGGGAGGGGCTGGCGGAGACCCTGAGAATGGGCTTCAGGTCTCGGCAGGGGCTGACGTCTTGGGGTTGGGAGCAGGGGCTGCAGAGGTCCAAGAAGAGCGCCAAGCCCAGCTGGGGCCTCTTCCGGGATCCCGGCAGTTAGGGAGGAaggagcctcggtttcctcctccACCAAGTGAAGTTCCGGCGAGAGGAGCCCTGAGCTGTCCCGAAGGAAGCTCTGGGGCGCACCTCCGCGGTCACGGCCAGCATCCCCACTGCCTGCTGCCAGGTACCCGACCGAGTGCGCCCTGCTGGGCTGAGTCCAGGCACTGGATACTAATGTGTCCACATTAGCAGGGCCAGGCGGAAGGGAGCCCGGAGGGGAGCCCGTGGGTTTGCGGGCAGGGCCATTCGGGACCCAGACTGTGCACTCCTCCCCCAGGCTCACAGGGCTGATCTCCGGGAGAGCCTGGCCCTTCAGAGACGCTGGGCCAGCAAGAGACGTAGGAGCACGTCCTGGGCCCCAGGGATGGAAGGGGCCTGTGGTGGCCCAGCGCAGG
Protein-coding regions in this window:
- the LY6E gene encoding lymphocyte antigen 6E; translation: MKVFLPVLLAALLGVERAHSLVCFSCVNKNSNWYCLKPTVCSDTDNYCVTISASAGIGNVVDFGYTLNKGCSPICPIPSVNLGVAAVSTHCCQSFLCNLGAADGGLRASATVLGLGLLLSLLLALL